In Pseudothermotoga hypogea DSM 11164 = NBRC 106472, the following are encoded in one genomic region:
- a CDS encoding diguanylate cyclase — MRLVKFLRQTYSGDEFLIVANNVYKRLKVVKREAVEEGREELIDFLTKLSRMKHPAIAPIEESDFRSELPQVQFTYYGGEPIEMKEMKDAQEFAMFLLALLRELVHHGIVIPVIGFEDFLKRDGDYSMIAPCWRNHKEIPEKEGIFVAPEFASHGVASVASTAYVFGKMILSFSQDETIRELVSQFVQEDPTRRRLHFVISSSSVGSFGRVRIRPVILARREEEEILSFVKNLAPKLNTILVYGPQRSGKTTLLSSLVDQFRHSNIPTVWLTNVDALVTDLVQLLDDETYLSLDDVTKNNVSKFLSSQLLSSDEVILTVAKLLNRMRTLVLVADDTHELTASMKTLLRQLNEYVYPHGHVLLLASITEDVGLPVDLKTGVGPLSFEETKRLISQSLAIGEDRIPGEFLRWLYTVTQGLAGKIAEVLKILAKENKLSFSEGNLQVDKTFLESDMSGVLELSLEKYMSLNEALLSLCGEKFSPEEVQILCEALDLKREELNDSLRTLMKDGLIYYENERFRFTLPEIWRSFYDSVSPSIRNQAHSFLAAKVSDREKRAWHLRMLGKTISAAAMYLLAARREISSYGDISAALDYLAQAQQLMRDRESYALVSLKFKALGIKGQSNSLKLFAKELEKKEKFAFFRYAALVIAGEVREASELEKEIDFSGRASYSELSRLIYRARRILRSGERVDQELIKKLSLLVSNLLDLPLHKKLKASTLNVLARARGIESMRSLDLLNTARSLAEEGPFYDVLADTLLLLGTRLTATPEAQRLFSQVVEIANKIGSQDLLMTALSNMMWTNLYRGEIEKMFSAMYQLREFARMVANGVTEAYTYFVEAQYHTYNKQLEEALEDLEKERSIEKSLGIEERGLRAMVAAHAICGNIDEARKILKENIDNPALNNPLFVEFRDLLLAENDEELLRSWKKFLSKDHLYWMEEAYQVFGAKIAVLDRDSFFSFAERLEKEAIKSGAFLSLAQVLESLALAYKTLGEDLLALNYAERATTIYRTHSFDAAADWLENRLGVESEMSRLMRTLEMGSVKEEDIKVKLGDLRSLVRSFVDSYAVTQYAFDTLKVADIQDDLKSILDFLLSRMMNVLPVNSAALILTDGSGRIVELSQFNVKDIPKNPAASYEPFEVYHTIQLDHNYRLSLYLANKSLYVNRIQGENLMRIVLNLQDISTHILKNALSYRRSITDPLTGLYTRWYFLQRLREEFERAKRYSGSFSVVMADIDDFKKVNDTYGHKIGDEVLKFISSVMRTYTRTTDIVGRYGGEEFILILPNTDKESAALVCQKILHGMIAMNPFDFRITMSFGVAGYPEDDVFEPDELVSLADKAMYISKERGKACVTVYR; from the coding sequence ATGAGGTTGGTTAAATTTTTACGGCAAACTTACAGTGGCGATGAGTTTTTGATCGTGGCGAACAACGTGTACAAGAGGCTCAAGGTTGTAAAGAGAGAGGCCGTGGAAGAAGGGCGAGAAGAGCTCATAGATTTTCTCACAAAGCTTTCAAGAATGAAACATCCCGCGATCGCACCGATCGAGGAATCTGACTTTCGTTCTGAACTGCCTCAGGTACAGTTCACCTACTACGGTGGAGAGCCCATCGAGATGAAGGAAATGAAGGATGCGCAAGAATTTGCCATGTTCTTGCTTGCTTTGCTGAGGGAGCTCGTCCATCACGGAATCGTCATTCCCGTGATTGGTTTTGAGGATTTTCTGAAGCGAGACGGTGATTATTCCATGATCGCACCGTGCTGGCGCAACCACAAAGAAATTCCTGAGAAAGAAGGTATATTCGTTGCACCGGAGTTTGCCAGTCATGGTGTTGCTTCGGTTGCTTCAACGGCCTACGTGTTCGGCAAGATGATCCTTTCTTTCTCTCAAGATGAGACGATCAGAGAGCTCGTCAGTCAATTTGTTCAGGAAGATCCTACCAGAAGAAGATTGCACTTCGTCATTTCGAGCTCCTCGGTGGGCAGCTTTGGTCGCGTCAGGATCAGGCCAGTCATCCTTGCCCGGCGTGAGGAGGAAGAAATCCTGAGTTTTGTCAAAAACCTTGCGCCGAAACTCAACACGATCTTGGTCTATGGACCACAGAGGAGTGGGAAAACCACGCTCTTAAGTTCGCTCGTCGATCAGTTCAGACATTCAAATATCCCAACAGTTTGGTTGACCAACGTGGATGCACTCGTCACGGACTTGGTTCAGCTGCTGGATGACGAAACCTATTTGAGTTTGGACGATGTGACGAAGAACAACGTTTCCAAATTCCTCTCATCGCAGCTATTGTCATCGGACGAGGTGATACTCACCGTCGCCAAACTTCTGAACAGAATGCGAACGCTGGTCCTTGTGGCAGATGACACGCACGAGTTGACGGCGAGCATGAAAACTCTCTTGAGACAACTGAACGAGTACGTTTATCCTCATGGGCATGTGCTGCTTCTGGCTTCGATCACCGAGGATGTTGGCCTGCCTGTTGATCTGAAGACAGGAGTGGGCCCGCTGAGTTTCGAAGAGACCAAAAGGTTGATCAGCCAATCACTTGCCATCGGTGAAGATAGGATACCCGGTGAGTTCCTTCGCTGGTTGTACACGGTCACACAGGGTCTGGCTGGAAAGATCGCAGAGGTGCTCAAGATCTTGGCTAAGGAGAATAAATTGAGCTTTTCAGAAGGGAATCTTCAAGTAGACAAAACATTCCTCGAGAGCGACATGAGTGGTGTGTTGGAATTGTCCCTGGAGAAATACATGTCTTTGAACGAGGCTTTGTTGAGCCTGTGTGGAGAGAAGTTCTCTCCCGAGGAAGTCCAGATACTCTGTGAGGCGCTCGATTTGAAGAGAGAGGAGTTGAACGACTCGCTACGAACGTTGATGAAAGATGGTTTGATCTACTACGAGAACGAACGTTTCAGGTTCACTTTGCCAGAGATCTGGCGTTCGTTCTACGACAGTGTCTCACCATCGATTCGGAACCAAGCGCACAGTTTCCTGGCCGCGAAGGTCTCTGACCGGGAGAAAAGGGCTTGGCATCTCAGAATGTTGGGCAAGACCATTTCTGCGGCAGCCATGTACCTTCTGGCGGCTCGAAGGGAGATCTCTTCGTACGGGGACATCTCGGCGGCGCTCGATTACCTTGCTCAGGCTCAGCAGTTGATGCGAGATAGAGAAAGTTACGCTTTGGTGAGTTTGAAGTTCAAAGCGTTGGGCATCAAGGGACAGTCGAACAGTCTGAAGCTCTTCGCGAAAGAACTTGAAAAGAAGGAAAAATTCGCTTTCTTCAGATACGCTGCACTCGTCATAGCGGGTGAAGTAAGAGAAGCTTCTGAACTCGAAAAAGAGATCGATTTTTCAGGCAGAGCTTCTTACTCTGAACTGTCCAGACTCATTTACAGAGCTCGAAGAATTCTCCGCTCGGGCGAGAGAGTCGATCAAGAACTCATCAAAAAGCTTTCATTGCTTGTTTCTAACTTGCTGGATCTACCACTGCACAAAAAATTGAAAGCTTCCACCCTGAACGTTCTCGCTCGTGCCAGGGGCATCGAATCGATGCGCAGTCTGGATTTGCTCAATACCGCCAGATCTCTCGCCGAAGAAGGACCTTTCTACGATGTTCTGGCGGACACGCTACTATTGCTTGGAACGCGTTTGACGGCCACGCCTGAAGCGCAGAGACTCTTTTCACAGGTTGTTGAAATCGCCAACAAGATAGGTTCTCAGGATCTTTTGATGACCGCGCTTAGTAACATGATGTGGACCAACCTGTACAGAGGCGAAATCGAGAAGATGTTCAGTGCGATGTACCAACTCAGGGAGTTTGCAAGGATGGTTGCGAACGGTGTGACCGAGGCTTACACGTACTTCGTGGAAGCGCAGTACCACACGTACAACAAACAATTGGAAGAAGCTTTGGAGGATCTCGAAAAAGAAAGGTCCATAGAGAAGTCACTCGGCATAGAAGAACGAGGGCTAAGGGCGATGGTTGCAGCACATGCGATCTGTGGAAACATCGATGAAGCAAGAAAAATTTTGAAGGAGAACATAGACAATCCCGCTTTGAACAATCCATTGTTCGTTGAATTCAGGGATCTTTTACTTGCTGAGAATGATGAAGAATTGTTAAGATCGTGGAAAAAGTTTTTGAGCAAAGATCATCTCTATTGGATGGAAGAAGCTTACCAAGTGTTTGGAGCGAAGATCGCAGTTCTCGACAGAGACTCTTTCTTCAGCTTTGCCGAGAGGCTTGAGAAGGAAGCGATAAAGTCTGGTGCATTTCTTTCACTCGCTCAAGTGCTCGAATCTCTGGCTCTGGCCTATAAAACGTTGGGGGAAGATTTGCTCGCTCTGAACTACGCAGAGAGAGCGACCACAATTTACAGGACTCACAGCTTCGATGCCGCAGCCGATTGGCTCGAAAACAGACTCGGCGTGGAATCAGAAATGAGTAGACTCATGCGAACGCTCGAGATGGGTTCTGTGAAAGAAGAAGATATCAAAGTGAAGCTTGGCGATCTGAGATCTTTGGTGAGAAGTTTTGTGGACAGCTATGCCGTCACGCAATACGCGTTTGACACGCTCAAGGTCGCGGATATTCAAGACGATTTGAAGTCCATCTTGGATTTTTTGCTCTCCAGAATGATGAACGTTCTACCTGTGAACTCGGCGGCGTTGATTTTGACCGATGGTTCTGGAAGGATTGTTGAGCTTTCGCAATTCAACGTGAAGGATATTCCAAAGAACCCGGCTGCGTCTTATGAACCGTTCGAGGTCTATCACACAATACAACTTGATCACAATTACAGATTGAGCCTGTATCTGGCGAACAAGTCGCTGTACGTCAACAGGATTCAGGGTGAGAACCTGATGAGGATCGTTTTGAACTTGCAGGATATCTCAACGCACATTCTGAAGAACGCACTCTCTTACAGACGTAGCATAACCGATCCTCTAACGGGCCTTTACACCAGATGGTACTTTCTTCAAAGACTGCGTGAGGAGTTCGAGAGAGCCAAGAGGTACAGCGGTAGCTTCTCGGTGGTCATGGCCGACATAGACGATTTCAAGAAGGTGAACGACACTTACGGTCACAAGATCGGAGATGAGGTTCTGAAATTCATCTCATCTGTGATGAGAACTTACACGCGTACGACCGACATAGTGGGTCGCTATGGAGGAGAAGAATTCATTTTGATACTGCCCAACACTGACAAAGAGAGTGCGGCTTTGGTCTGTCAAAAGATACTGCACGGTATGATAGCGATGAACCCGTTCGATTTCAGAATCACCATGAGTTTCGGTGTGGCGGGTTATCCGGAAGATGATGTGTTCGAACCCGACGAGCTCGTCAGCCTCGCTGACAAAGCTATGTACATCTCGAAAGAAAGGGGTAAAGCTTGTGTCACGGTCTATAGATGA
- a CDS encoding DHH family phosphoesterase has translation MTKFLSVISQLISEDNILVLGHVMPDGDDISSVASLAEGLRRLGKKVRAAIDDQIPWYYKLFFAVDSIESFEQLQDFHPDLIVVVDCSSPDRVGRFQHLLKNSKTIVIDHHETNSMFGDLNFVDVTSASTAQIVYNMNKAMGVVYDPELATTNYLGIATDTGFFKYSNTDANVLKIAAELVELGAKPYFVASVILENKTPQQFKLLAKMIEHMKIEGELVYSWLSYEDYLSLGCNEDDSSGFVSELRSMKDIEVAILFTEFPKGEVHVSFRSKQWLNVSKIASALGGGGHARAAGCSYKNVELEKVIDEVLSLTREAMVGGRHEVG, from the coding sequence ATGACGAAGTTCTTGTCCGTAATCTCACAGCTCATATCGGAAGATAACATTCTCGTTTTGGGACACGTGATGCCGGATGGCGATGACATCAGCAGTGTGGCTTCTCTCGCCGAGGGGTTGCGAAGGCTTGGCAAGAAAGTCAGAGCCGCCATTGACGATCAGATTCCGTGGTATTACAAGCTCTTCTTCGCAGTGGATTCTATAGAGTCTTTCGAACAGTTGCAGGACTTTCATCCAGATTTGATAGTGGTTGTTGACTGTTCTTCACCCGACAGGGTGGGAAGGTTTCAACACTTGCTGAAGAACTCGAAAACGATTGTCATAGACCATCACGAAACAAATTCGATGTTTGGAGACTTGAACTTCGTCGACGTCACGAGTGCTTCGACAGCCCAGATAGTTTATAATATGAACAAAGCCATGGGTGTAGTGTACGATCCAGAGCTCGCAACGACCAACTATCTTGGCATCGCCACGGACACAGGCTTCTTCAAGTACTCCAACACGGATGCGAACGTGCTCAAGATCGCCGCAGAACTCGTAGAATTGGGTGCAAAACCATACTTTGTTGCATCAGTGATCCTGGAGAACAAAACGCCCCAGCAGTTCAAACTTCTTGCGAAGATGATCGAACACATGAAAATCGAGGGTGAATTGGTGTACTCTTGGTTGAGTTATGAAGATTACCTTTCACTCGGTTGCAACGAGGACGACAGCAGCGGGTTCGTCTCGGAACTGAGATCTATGAAGGATATAGAGGTCGCGATATTGTTCACGGAGTTTCCCAAGGGTGAAGTCCACGTGAGTTTCAGATCGAAGCAGTGGTTGAACGTGAGCAAGATCGCTTCGGCTCTTGGTGGAGGGGGGCATGCGCGTGCGGCGGGTTGTTCTTACAAGAACGTCGAGCTCGAGAAGGTCATCGACGAGGTTTTGAGCCTGACGCGCGAAGCCATGGTGGGAGGAAGGCATGAGGTTGGTTAA
- a CDS encoding flavin reductase family protein, whose protein sequence is MVFVETLQKYNLHYPANVALICSMYEERINAMAAAWHTQLSHDPPLYGVSISPKRLTHDLILSSKEFTVNFIRYDQSRLASFVGKTSGRDIDKLNVFEINLTSGNKVKVPILSDCYAAYECKLVDFRRTGDHTFFIGLIVGVHYDPNAFTQVLNVQPTLYLGSDNYVTVDFSTKRVHDEKQVKDYLSKWVQGG, encoded by the coding sequence ATGGTCTTTGTGGAAACTTTGCAGAAGTACAACTTACACTATCCTGCCAACGTTGCACTGATATGCAGTATGTACGAAGAGAGGATCAACGCGATGGCTGCTGCCTGGCACACGCAACTGTCACACGATCCGCCTCTGTACGGTGTTTCGATTTCACCCAAACGACTGACGCACGATCTGATTCTGTCTTCAAAGGAGTTCACTGTGAACTTCATAAGGTACGATCAAAGCAGACTCGCATCCTTCGTTGGAAAGACCTCGGGAAGGGACATCGATAAACTCAACGTTTTCGAGATAAACCTCACCAGTGGCAACAAGGTGAAGGTGCCGATACTGAGCGATTGCTATGCGGCGTACGAGTGCAAGCTGGTAGATTTCAGGCGTACTGGAGATCACACCTTTTTCATAGGTCTCATCGTAGGTGTTCATTACGATCCAAACGCTTTCACACAGGTTCTCAACGTTCAACCAACGCTGTACCTTGGTTCTGACAACTACGTCACAGTGGACTTTTCCACCAAGAGGGTGCACGATGAAAAACAGGTGAAGGATTATCTGTCGAAGTGGGTGCAGGGAGGATGA
- a CDS encoding coproporphyrinogen-III oxidase family protein: MERISNSTLVSLMESLSSTLVSENIGLYLHVPFCKRRCTYCDFVSFTDFSQVKEYFEALWKEIELWSKFLPRIHVETIYVGGGSPSDVPFELLEKTLERIRDMFLIADDFEFTIEVNPNCEFVERLRFLDVNRVSIGLQAADDEVLKCVRRRHSVGDFFRTFETAKNFAKVNVDFIVGLPNESDRTIENDVHVVETLRPDHVSIYLLETHESEFETAISEVVENRYERFVEAVKEMGYDRYEISNFALNNSFCRHNLKYWRNEDYIGLGVAAGGHLGRIRYVNSPRLGEYISKLKEDDFVFDYFSRNDDLQELKETIFMGLRLSEGVNIEKLREIWWMFDPYELFHDLLGEFLEIEDGFLKLTERGFDLSARVLADVIDRVSLMAVGR, from the coding sequence TTGGAGAGAATTTCAAACTCGACACTTGTTTCATTGATGGAAAGTTTGTCTTCAACGTTAGTTTCTGAAAACATAGGTTTGTACCTCCACGTTCCTTTTTGCAAGCGCAGGTGCACGTACTGCGACTTCGTTTCATTCACGGATTTTTCTCAGGTTAAAGAGTACTTTGAAGCATTATGGAAGGAGATCGAACTTTGGTCGAAGTTTCTACCCAGAATTCACGTGGAGACGATATACGTTGGAGGGGGAAGTCCGAGCGACGTTCCGTTCGAGTTACTCGAGAAAACTCTCGAGCGCATTCGGGATATGTTTCTCATCGCGGATGATTTCGAGTTCACGATCGAGGTGAATCCGAATTGTGAGTTCGTCGAAAGGCTCAGATTTCTGGACGTGAACAGGGTGAGCATAGGTCTTCAAGCAGCGGACGATGAGGTACTGAAATGCGTCAGGAGAAGACATTCGGTCGGTGATTTCTTCAGAACGTTCGAAACGGCAAAGAACTTTGCCAAGGTCAACGTGGATTTCATCGTGGGTCTTCCGAATGAGAGCGATCGCACGATAGAGAACGACGTGCACGTGGTGGAAACGTTGAGGCCGGATCACGTATCGATCTACCTTCTGGAAACGCACGAAAGCGAGTTTGAAACCGCGATCAGCGAGGTAGTTGAGAATCGCTACGAACGTTTCGTCGAAGCGGTGAAAGAGATGGGTTATGATCGTTACGAGATTTCGAATTTTGCTCTCAACAACAGTTTCTGCAGACACAACTTGAAGTACTGGAGAAACGAGGATTACATCGGTCTCGGCGTGGCCGCAGGTGGGCATCTGGGCAGGATCAGGTACGTGAACAGTCCACGGCTCGGAGAGTACATCTCGAAGTTGAAGGAAGACGATTTCGTATTCGACTATTTTTCAAGGAACGACGATCTGCAAGAGTTGAAAGAAACCATATTCATGGGTTTGAGGCTGAGCGAGGGCGTGAACATCGAGAAGTTGAGAGAGATTTGGTGGATGTTCGATCCCTACGAGCTCTTTCACGACCTTTTGGGTGAGTTTTTGGAGATCGAGGATGGCTTTCTCAAACTCACCGAACGAGGTTTCGACCTGTCTGCTCGGGTCCTCGCCGATGTCATAGATCGTGTTTCTCTGATGGCCGTTGGGAGGTGA
- the gatB gene encoding Asp-tRNA(Asn)/Glu-tRNA(Gln) amidotransferase subunit GatB: MRFKTVIGLEIHVQLSTKTKAFCSCPADVFEMPANTAICPVCTGQPGALPVVNAEMVDYAIKLALALNCKVNEYSRFDRKNYFYPDLPKGYQISQYFYPLAVEGYLDIDVDGTTKRVRIRRLHLEEDAGKLMHEGDSITQAKYSLVDMNRCGVPLVEIVTEPDLSSPREARIFTEKLRSILRYLKISSGDMEKGALRCDANISVVDVEKKVSSNRVEVKNMNSFKFIEKALEYEEQRIKEALVRGENVEKETRGWDLSTKTTVSMRGKEEESDYRYFPEPDIPPVVVSRERIERLRFSLPELPDQKKQRFVQDYGLPEYDASVLTADEWIANFFEVCVELTKKPKETSNWIMTEMLREMKEFESEELKIKPEHIAELIRLVDRGEISIKTAKEIFPEMFRTGKMPGRIVEEKGLKQLSDEHTITEIAKKILEQNPHVVDQYRSGKTNVISFFVGQVMKQTRGTANPKIVNEVLRRLLER; this comes from the coding sequence ATGAGGTTCAAGACCGTGATAGGTTTGGAAATACACGTACAGCTTTCGACCAAGACCAAAGCTTTTTGTAGCTGTCCTGCGGACGTTTTCGAAATGCCGGCCAACACGGCGATCTGTCCCGTGTGCACGGGTCAGCCTGGAGCCCTGCCAGTGGTGAACGCAGAGATGGTGGACTACGCCATTAAGCTCGCACTGGCACTGAACTGCAAGGTGAACGAATATTCGAGATTCGACAGGAAGAACTATTTTTATCCGGATTTGCCGAAGGGTTATCAAATAAGTCAGTATTTTTATCCACTCGCAGTTGAAGGTTATCTCGACATAGATGTTGATGGAACGACGAAGCGCGTGAGGATAAGAAGATTACATCTGGAGGAAGATGCGGGCAAGCTCATGCACGAGGGTGATTCGATAACGCAAGCCAAGTACTCTCTGGTGGACATGAACAGGTGTGGTGTTCCGCTGGTTGAGATAGTGACGGAACCAGACCTGTCGTCACCAAGAGAGGCACGCATCTTCACCGAAAAGCTGCGCTCCATACTGAGGTATTTGAAGATAAGCAGTGGTGACATGGAAAAAGGTGCCCTGAGGTGCGATGCGAACATTTCTGTCGTTGATGTCGAGAAGAAGGTTTCAAGCAACAGGGTCGAGGTCAAGAACATGAACTCCTTCAAGTTCATCGAAAAGGCGTTGGAATACGAGGAACAGAGGATCAAAGAAGCGCTCGTGAGAGGAGAAAACGTCGAGAAAGAAACGCGCGGTTGGGATCTTTCTACGAAAACGACCGTTTCGATGAGGGGCAAGGAGGAAGAAAGCGATTATCGTTACTTTCCGGAGCCCGACATACCACCGGTCGTTGTCAGCAGAGAGCGGATCGAAAGACTGAGGTTCAGTCTGCCAGAGCTCCCGGATCAGAAAAAGCAGAGGTTTGTTCAAGATTACGGGCTTCCAGAATACGACGCATCCGTACTCACGGCGGACGAATGGATTGCGAACTTCTTTGAGGTGTGCGTTGAACTGACCAAAAAACCCAAGGAAACGAGTAACTGGATCATGACGGAGATGCTGAGAGAAATGAAGGAGTTCGAGAGCGAGGAACTGAAAATCAAACCTGAACACATTGCGGAACTCATAAGGCTGGTCGACCGTGGTGAAATTTCTATAAAGACGGCCAAGGAGATCTTTCCAGAGATGTTCAGAACGGGTAAAATGCCAGGCCGGATCGTCGAAGAAAAGGGGTTGAAACAACTGAGCGACGAGCACACCATCACTGAGATTGCAAAAAAGATTCTCGAACAAAATCCACATGTTGTGGACCAGTATAGGTCCGGAAAAACGAACGTTATTTCTTTCTTCGTCGGTCAGGTGATGAAACAGACCAGGGGCACGGCGAATCCAAAAATCGTGAACGAGGTACTGAGGAGGTTGCTCGAGAGGTGA
- the gatA gene encoding Asp-tRNA(Asn)/Glu-tRNA(Gln) amidotransferase subunit GatA produces MFQKLTIEDCLEVERRNLVKESLSEIGRVDGVLKSFITVLNEEQIEVNEGPFKAIPIAIKDNIVTKNIRTTCASKILENYVPPYDATVVRKLKKAGFAIVGKTNLDEFAMGSSTERSAFFVTRNPWDLSRVPGGSSGGSAAAVASGEVVAALGSDTGGSVRQPAAFCGIVGFKPTYGLVSRYGLVAFASSLDQIGPMTKSVRDAAILMQIIHGKDEFDSTTVDVKMDFLSHIEQGIEGFRFAVPVEVYEYEGLDKEVAERFEECIKLVEKLGGKVEKVKIPTLKYAVATYYVIAPAEASSNLARYDGVKYGLRIEKAGLKETYSVTRTTGFGEEVRRRIMLGTFTLSATYYEAYFNKAQKVRRLLANDLNAVFDRFDAILTPTSPIPAFKIGSITDPLAYYLMDVFTTFANLAGVPALSVPFGFAQGLPVGIQVVGKRFEDPKVLRIGRSIEKFSPYNENGRIPLPVVRT; encoded by the coding sequence ATGTTTCAAAAGCTGACCATAGAGGACTGTCTCGAGGTCGAAAGGCGAAATCTGGTGAAAGAGTCTCTGAGCGAAATAGGAAGGGTCGATGGGGTCCTCAAGAGCTTCATCACAGTACTCAACGAAGAACAGATCGAAGTCAATGAAGGTCCATTCAAAGCCATTCCGATAGCCATAAAGGACAACATCGTCACGAAGAACATCAGAACGACCTGTGCATCGAAGATCCTCGAAAACTATGTACCTCCGTACGATGCTACGGTCGTGAGAAAGCTGAAAAAGGCCGGTTTTGCAATCGTTGGGAAGACGAACCTCGATGAGTTCGCGATGGGTTCGAGCACGGAACGTTCTGCATTTTTCGTCACGCGTAATCCTTGGGATCTTTCGCGCGTTCCGGGCGGCAGCAGCGGTGGATCTGCTGCAGCGGTTGCGAGTGGTGAGGTGGTGGCGGCGCTCGGCAGCGACACGGGTGGCTCCGTGAGACAGCCAGCGGCGTTCTGTGGCATCGTGGGTTTCAAACCCACGTACGGTTTGGTCTCTCGATATGGACTTGTGGCGTTCGCTTCCTCGTTGGACCAGATAGGACCGATGACCAAGAGCGTTAGGGACGCCGCCATCCTCATGCAGATCATTCATGGCAAAGATGAGTTCGATTCCACAACAGTCGATGTGAAAATGGATTTCTTGTCGCACATAGAGCAGGGAATCGAAGGTTTTCGTTTCGCCGTTCCTGTAGAAGTTTATGAGTACGAAGGTCTGGACAAAGAAGTCGCAGAAAGGTTCGAAGAGTGCATCAAACTCGTCGAGAAACTTGGAGGAAAGGTCGAGAAGGTGAAAATCCCCACGCTGAAGTACGCGGTTGCGACGTACTACGTGATCGCTCCTGCGGAGGCAAGCTCGAACCTCGCAAGGTACGATGGCGTCAAGTACGGTTTGCGCATTGAGAAAGCCGGTTTGAAGGAGACCTATTCGGTCACGAGAACGACCGGTTTTGGGGAAGAGGTCAGAAGAAGGATCATGCTGGGCACGTTCACTCTGAGCGCGACTTACTACGAAGCCTACTTCAACAAGGCACAGAAGGTGCGAAGGTTGCTTGCCAACGACCTGAACGCAGTGTTCGATCGATTCGATGCAATCCTCACCCCCACGTCTCCCATACCAGCCTTCAAGATCGGTTCAATAACGGATCCTCTCGCATATTATCTCATGGACGTGTTCACAACCTTCGCCAACCTGGCTGGCGTGCCAGCTTTGAGTGTGCCCTTCGGCTTTGCCCAGGGCCTTCCCGTAGGCATTCAGGTGGTGGGAAAGAGGTTTGAAGATCCAAAGGTGCTGAGGATCGGTAGATCGATCGAGAAATTCTCTCCGTACAACGAAAACGGTCGTATTCCCTTACCGGTGGTGAGAACATGA
- a CDS encoding rhomboid family intramembrane serine protease, with protein sequence MIPLYDTIPSRRKPYVVYGLITINVVVFIYQVMLSRVELIEFLYNFGLVPARFTSTRWATVWQLRTGLSLYSNKWLTFLSHMFLHGGWSHLIGNMWFLGLFGDNVEDELGHVRFLIFYLSGGVLASLVHFSLNLGSQVPMVGASGAISAVMGAYFVLFPYSRIVSLVPLYFFMPFLVAIPAFTYLFVWFIFQVLSGLLDSPTGSGVAYWAHIGGFVVGMIYGYVRRLRRRRYYW encoded by the coding sequence TTGATACCTCTGTACGACACCATACCGAGCAGGAGAAAACCGTACGTGGTCTATGGGCTGATCACGATCAATGTTGTGGTCTTCATCTACCAAGTCATGCTTAGCCGTGTCGAACTGATTGAGTTCCTGTACAATTTTGGACTCGTACCGGCGCGATTCACGTCGACGAGGTGGGCCACGGTGTGGCAGCTCCGCACGGGTTTGAGCTTGTATTCGAACAAGTGGTTGACTTTCTTGAGTCACATGTTCCTGCACGGTGGATGGTCCCATTTGATTGGAAACATGTGGTTTCTGGGATTGTTTGGAGATAACGTGGAAGACGAGCTTGGTCACGTTAGGTTTTTGATCTTTTATCTGTCTGGCGGTGTGCTCGCGAGTCTGGTACACTTTTCACTGAATCTGGGATCACAGGTTCCGATGGTTGGAGCTTCCGGTGCGATATCCGCCGTCATGGGGGCTTATTTCGTACTCTTTCCATATTCGCGTATCGTTTCGCTCGTGCCTCTATATTTCTTTATGCCTTTTTTGGTTGCCATACCTGCGTTCACGTACTTGTTCGTTTGGTTCATCTTCCAAGTGCTCAGCGGTTTGCTGGACAGCCCAACAGGTTCTGGTGTGGCGTATTGGGCGCACATCGGGGGCTTCGTCGTGGGTATGATCTATGGCTACGTGCGACGGTTGCGAAGAAGACGATATTACTGGTGA